The Sphingomonas donggukensis genomic interval GTGCAGCACGATCGACAACACCGCGCCCGGGATGATGTCGATCGCCAACAACCCGTCGATGCGCGTGCCCGACCGGATCCCCAGCAACACCACCGGCATGAGGTGCCACGCGCGAGAGGTCATCACCGCCACGCTGTAGAACGACCAGAAGCTCATGATGAGGCCGAACCCGGCGGCCGCCGCCAGCACGCCGACCCAACCGGCGTTCCAATATGCCTCCGCGGGTATGCCTGGGCTCGACTGGGAGTTCTCATTGCCGGTGGCCAGGAAATTGAACTTGGCGCCAATCTCCGTGATCACCGGCTTTTCCCGCCAAATCGCCCGCGGAACGAGCGTGATAAGTATCAGCTTGTACGAATCGCCCGGGACGCCATTGTCATACTGGTTGATGGCAAAGGAACCCGCCGGGAAATAGGCGATGCGCGCCCAACTCAAACTGACGTCGCTGTCTTCGACCGCGGCCTTGTCCTCGCTCAGATAGGTCGAGATGATGGACAGGCTGCGCGATATCTGCGGCTGCCGATTGCCCGTGAATTCCCAATCCATCGACCGGCCGTAGCCGGTCAGTGGCTGCAGGAAGACGAAAAGCGCCGCAGCGGTCGCGCCGGCAATGGCAGCCGCCCTGAACGACGGCCGGGCGTAGATGTATCCCAACGACATCAAAATCACCGGAAACACCGCATTGGACTTGTTGAATTGCAGTGTCGCAATGAAAATTTCCGCCGCGACGAGTAATATGATCCAAAGATATTTACGCGAACCGATGCTGACATAGTGCGCAACAAGCAGAGCGTAACCAAGGCTGGCGATATTCTCGAAGGTCGCCATGATAACGGGCGCACTGGAGTCGACGCCCGTCAGCAGAGGCACAATGCTCACGACAAGTTTGATCGGGATCCCGATCAGAAGAATTACGAAACCGGCATCACGGATTGACAGTGCGCATGGGCGAATACTGAAACGTGCGGCTTCGGAAGGTACTGCGCCGGACGTGGGACGACGTCCCACGCGCCACTGGGCGACCGCACATGATATCCGGAGGGTGGAAAGCACAACAAGACTGAAGGTCGCGCAGACTGCCGTGTATTTGAGCGAGTCGGCTGGATAAGTCTTGAAGAAGCCGTTGGCGTAATCCACCGTTTCCGCCGACGCGAGCAGTGGCAACATCGATCCGATGCCCGTGTAAAGGATGGTCACAACACGCCACCACATCAACGGCGCCCAGAGCGTGGCGCTGTCGCGTGAGACCATCGTCACCACCCCCGTCGCCAATCCGACGGAAAGTATCGGCGAAACGACATAATTCCAGTTCGGGGAAACAAACTGCCCATCGGACAGAGCGACGAGGGCAATAAGGCAGGCAAACCCGACGAGCGCCAGTTCGACTATGCTCGGCTGCAATGCCCCGGCGAGTGCCATCGGCGCTCGTCGATACGATCGCTGCCGGGACGGTTGGTCGTTCAAATACATCCGGTCACTGCCGCCTTCGTCGCAGGGTTTGCCCCGAGCCTCTAGACAATGGTGCGGTCGCGCGCCAGACACGCCTTTCTCCGCCTGACATCCGAGCGAACGCGACGTCGATCCGTCCGCTCCCCTCCTGCTCGCAGACCCCGCATGCGCTTTTTCCGCTCCCGACAAAAGGTCGATGCCAAACTTCCCGCCGATGCCAGCGCGGCGCGCGTACCGGAGGGTGTTCTCGTACATGCGATCGGTGACGTCCACGGACGGCTCGACCTGCTGTCCGAGCTTCTCGGGCGCATTGCTGACGACGTCGCCCTCCGCGATCCTTCCGAACATCGCATCGTCCTGCTCGGCGACCTTATCGACCGGGGCCCCGATTCCGCTGGAGTCGTGGAATTGTGCGCGACGTACGACTGGCGCGAAAGTCGGCCCGATTTCGTCATCGGCAACCACGAAGAATTGATGCTGAACGTCCTGGACGGCGATCCGAGCGGGATCCGTTTCTGGATAGACAATGGCGGCGATGCCACGCTCCGCAGCTATGGCCTGCCACCCGACATTATCGACCAGGGCACTGCCGAGCAGATCATGGCCGCGCTGTCAGCGCGCGTGCCTGCACATCACATCCGGTTTCTGCACGCTTTATGCGACTATTTGACGATCGGGGACTATTGGTTCGTCCACGCGGGCATCCGTCCGGGCCTCCCTCTGGCGCGTCAGAAACCTAAAGATCTGAGGTGGATCCGTGGCGCTTTTCTGGACCACGCCGAACCGCATGGCGGCATCGTCGTTCACGGCCATACGATCAGCCCCGAGGTCGATGCGCAGCCCAACCGCATAGGCATCGACACCGGCGCGTATGAAACCGGCCGGCTAACCGCGCTCGGACTGTGGAATACCGAGCGTTGGCATTTGCAGACGGGAAGGTGACGCGCCTCGCCGCCGATCGTCAAGCACGTCGTTTCCTCACGAAGCCGCCGCAACCCCGAGATCGCCTCGCGCTGACAGACGCTGCGTCTTGCCGAAGTCGCGCCAGGGCGCCTCGATCCATCGATACGTGACGGCCGATACCAGCAGGACGGCGAACGTGCTGACCAACACCAGCGCGTCGCCGATCCAGGTTTCCGTCGTCAGGTCGATCGATCCCATCGCCCGCTTGCGCGCAACGTCGAACACGGTCTGAACCAGGGCATGGGTCAGGTACACCGAGTAGGATAATGTTCCGAGCCATAGGAGGGGACCGATCGAAAGGCACCGCGACACAAAGCTGTCGGGGCCGCCTGCCAGCGCCAGGATCGCGGCGGCAAATGCGAACGGAATGAGCATCGTGGACACACCG includes:
- a CDS encoding metallophosphoesterase; translation: MRFFRSRQKVDAKLPADASAARVPEGVLVHAIGDVHGRLDLLSELLGRIADDVALRDPSEHRIVLLGDLIDRGPDSAGVVELCATYDWRESRPDFVIGNHEELMLNVLDGDPSGIRFWIDNGGDATLRSYGLPPDIIDQGTAEQIMAALSARVPAHHIRFLHALCDYLTIGDYWFVHAGIRPGLPLARQKPKDLRWIRGAFLDHAEPHGGIVVHGHTISPEVDAQPNRIGIDTGAYETGRLTALGLWNTERWHLQTGR